The Tardiphaga alba genome includes a window with the following:
- the bluB gene encoding 5,6-dimethylbenzimidazole synthase, with protein sequence MPEFDDQFRARLHDLFAWRRDVRRFRSDPLPEDALGRLIDTACLAPSVGLSQPWRFVIVDDPARRQAVLENFTACNEEALGAFHGERAQLYATLKLAGLREAPCHLAVFADRETDVGHGVGRRTMPEMAEYSAVSAVMTLWLAARAEGIGVGWVSILDPDAIKATLNVPAHWRLIGYFCIGYPETEDDRPELERVGWERRRPATDLIVRR encoded by the coding sequence TTGCCGGAATTCGACGATCAGTTTCGCGCGCGTTTGCATGATCTGTTTGCGTGGCGCCGCGACGTCCGGCGCTTCCGCAGCGATCCGCTGCCGGAGGATGCGCTGGGACGGCTGATCGATACGGCGTGTCTCGCGCCATCGGTGGGGCTCAGCCAGCCCTGGCGTTTTGTTATTGTCGATGATCCCGCGCGGCGCCAGGCCGTGCTGGAGAATTTCACGGCCTGCAATGAGGAGGCGCTCGGCGCCTTCCACGGCGAGCGGGCGCAACTCTATGCGACACTCAAGCTGGCCGGCCTGCGCGAGGCGCCGTGCCATCTGGCGGTGTTCGCCGACCGCGAGACCGATGTGGGCCATGGTGTTGGCCGCCGCACCATGCCGGAAATGGCGGAGTATTCGGCCGTGTCGGCCGTGATGACCCTGTGGCTTGCGGCGCGTGCCGAGGGGATCGGCGTCGGCTGGGTGTCGATCCTCGATCCTGATGCGATCAAGGCCACGCTCAATGTGCCTGCCCATTGGCGCCTGATCGGCTATTTCTGCATCGGCTATCCCGAGACCGAGGACGATCGCCCCGAACTGGAGCGTGTCGGCTGGGAACGGCGCCGGCCTGCAACGGATCTCATCGTCAGGCGTTGA